Genomic window (Jeotgalibacillus aurantiacus):
AAGGAGTATGCCATAGCGAGTCTGGCTCCTTGTTCAGTCAAAGGTTCTGTTGATGCTTCAGGAGAAGTGAAAAAGTGGCTCATCGGTTCGGCGATTCCCCAGAATACGAGGCCGACACCGAATCCTGCAGAAAACAGCATTCCGATCCACGTGAAGAATGGATATTCAGGACGATCATCATCCCCGCCAAGTCTGACCCTTCCGTATCGGGTCAAAGCTAAAAACAGCAAAAATAAAACAAAAAAGAATACCGCCAATAAGTAAAGCCATCCGAATGATTCCGTTGTGAAACCGAACGCAGCATTCGCCCCTGCTGAAAACTGTGCAGGAAGGAATGCTCCAATCAGCACTAACACCGTTATGATGGCAGCTGATACATAAAAAACAAGTCCAAGTGATTTCTTTTCTTTCTTCATGTTGTCTCCTTTCTTGGTTAAATGTTTACCTGTTCTAGTCCTTATTTCCCTGTTGGCTCTCACATTAAACGGAAAAACTGTGTTTGAACTGGAGAGAATCAGTCAATAATAAACTATCAAAATTCAAACGGAGAAGGTGCGATGATGAGTGTTCCCTTTTTTAAACAGTTCAGCCGTCCAAAAGGTGCAATGGGAAAAGTGGCGGGATACATTATGTCAAAGGAAAACAAAAAGCTGAATCGCTGGTCTGCAGGCTGTCTTGATGTGCAAACCGGTGAAAGAATTCTTGAAATCGGTTATGGACCAGGTGCGTGTATGAAGGAAATCATTAAAAAGAATGTCATTATTGACGGTATTGATGCATCCGCAGCGATGGCAGAACAGGCCGGAAAAAGAATGGAGCAATCAATTGAGAGTGGGAAGGCGAGAGTCATGCAGGGGAAGGTTGAACACATTCATCTGCCGGAAGAATACTATGACAAAATACTCTCCGTTAACAATTTCACCATATGGGAAGATCCGGATCAGGGGCTTAAAAAGCTGTATCACGCCTTAAAAGAAAATGGCCGGATCGTGATTACGATGCAGCCCCGTGAAGATACAGCCAGCCCGAATTTAACCCGTATGATGGGCAATGATCTTTATCGCCGACTGGAAAAGGCCGGTTTTGAACATGTGACTCTTTCCTACAGAAGGTTCTGGCCGGAGCTTGCTGTAGCGGCTGTTGCATTTAAAAAGAAGAGAGATCATTAAGCCATTTTTCAGTTTCGGCAGGTGAACGGTGGATGATGATCCGGGCATCTGTTTTGTTCAGACGACCCATGACAACAGGGGCGTGGCGGTCATTGTAAAACCAGATCCATTTCAAAAAATCCAGGTCCAGTTTTTCCTTGCAGCCCTCTGTCATATCCGGACGGGAACGGTTGGCGTACTGTAACCTTCTTTTTATGGCTCGGCTCACACAAATAAAACGGGAGTAGTGCAGGAAAATAACGGTGTCGCACATTTCAAGACGCTGTTCCATGGTGCTGTTGAAGTTTCCATCAATGATCCACTGTTCCTGCATCATAATATCCTGTGTTTTATGACGGAACTCGTCCCGGTCACTCTGCTCCCAGCCCGGTTTCCAGAATAACGCGTCAAGATGATACACCGGGATGCTCAAAATGTCTGAGAGCCTTCTGGCCATGGTCGATTTCCCGGCACCGCCGGATCCGATAATCAGGATTTTTTTCATAGTAAAAACCTCCTTTAATAAAAAATATAAAAAGTGCTGGTCAGATGCAGCGCTTTCAATTATACTAAAAAAGAAGTAAATGGAAAGGGTGTGTTGAATATGACAAACGACGTAAATATGATCATTGTCTTAAGCGTACACAACCCGTCTGACCACTTGAGGTCTTCCATTCAGGAATAGGATTCTTCTGTTATTTTTCAAATCAGAAGTCCGCGGGTTTGTGTACATTCACAAATTCGCGGGCTTTTTTATATTTGAAAAATCAGGAGGAATTACATTGACAACTTTATTATCAAAAATGGGCTGGAATCAGGACTGGGAAAATAAAATATCTAAAACAGAACTGACACCCGGCAGAATTATTACAGAGCACAAACACATTTACCGTATTCAAACGGAACAAGGATTATTAATCGGTGAAGTATCAGGGAAATTCCGACACCAGGCCATTTCACGAGAGGACTATCCTGCTGTTGGGGACTGGGTGATGGCAGATATCCGCCCGGAAGAAGGAAAAGCGACCATCCATGAAATCCTGCCGAGAATATCGAAATTCTCCCGAAAGGCACCCGGAGATACGACTGAAGAACAAATAGTGGCTGTAAATATCGATACCGTCTTTCTGGTCATGGCATTAAATCAGGACTTTAATTTGAGACGCCTTGAACGTTATCTTCTTTCAACATGGGAAAGTGGCGCAAATCCGGTTGTGATTTTGTCAAAAGCTGATTTGTGTTTGGATCCGGGTGCGAAGCTGGCTGAGGCTGAATCGGTTGCCATGGGTGTACCAATCACAATCACAAGTGCGAAAAATGGCACAGGCATTGAAGAAGTGAAATCCTACATCAAAGAGGGGATGACGATCGCTGTCATGGGATCATCCGGTGTCGGCAAGTCGTCCATCATCAATTCACTGCTTGGAGAAGAGCGGATGCTGACCCATGAAATCAGAGAAGACGATGGAAAAGGAAAGCATACGACAACACACAGAGAACTGCTATTACTTCCGGAACAGGGTGTAATTATTGATACGCCAGGGATGAGAGAGCTTCAACTCTGGGAATCAGAAAGTGGTCTGTCCCACAGCTTTCAAGATATTGAGCAAATTGCTGAACAATGTCAGTTCAGGGATTGCCGTCACGAATCAGAACCCGGCTGCGCTATTTCCCGGGCAATAAATAATGGCGAAATAGATCAGTCCCGATTCGACAGCTATGTCAAACTGCAGAGAGAGCTTGCTTACCTGGAACGTAAAACGAATAAAAAAGAACAGCTCCTGGAGAAAAAGAAATGGAAGAAAATTTCCCAGCAGCAAAAAGCGCACTACCGTTAAAAATCCGGCTTCGGCCGGATTTTTACTATTTAAGCATCTATCATTTTGAGAGTGTAGGCGACTCGTACAGCCCCGACAAGCATAAGTCAAAGATGAAAAGAGGGCCGACCTTCGCTTTCGTTCATCTTTGGCGTATGACCTCGAGTTGCTAGTCGCCGCAGTTGGAAAATGAAAGCATAGAATTTCTTTTGAAAATAATTATGTGATTTAATACCAGAGTGCCGGGGACATCCGAAGACTCCTGTGGCGGAAAGGGTCAGGTGAAACCGACTGTGCGAAGCGCAGGTGGGTTCACCGCCCGGCCACGGAAAGCGTAGGATGTCCCCGGCACGGTTTTATATGGTTAAACATCTAAAGACAGATGAAGCCATCTATAAACACATACATCCTCATGAAATGACTATTGCGGTGCTATACTGATATTATCAATTTCAAATATCAGGAGGACCTGAGATGAAATCAATGTTTGAAAAGGCGGTCGGAAACTCATTTAACCGGATGCACCCTGAGCTTCAAAAGAAATACGCCCTCCATAGCGAGTCCGGCTATATGGTCATCACCGAAGGAACCATGCACGAAATAAAAGGAGGATCTTTACTAGTCAGAAAAGTATCGATTCTTGGCACGAAGCTTAATTTCGCTTTTCCGGAACGCGGAGACGAAATTCCTTTTTATATGGAGAATAAAGCATATAAAGATAAGCACGGTAAAGAAAGCATGACGTGGAAAAGAACCTTTCGATTTCCCGGAACTGTCCGCTACTTCCACGATGAGATGAAGGAAGGAGAGCACCCCGATACGGTCGATAATTTAACAGACCAATGGGGAATTGTCCGTCTTCCACTAGACCTGAAAGTAACGAAAACAGGTGGCATGCTGCTGACCTCAAGAACCATGACAGTTCATCTGTTCAATACAATAATTCAAATCCCATCTTTTTTAGGTGTAAAAGCAACCGTAATTGAAGAATTCAACAAAGAAAAAGACCTGTTCGACGTTCACATTCATATTTATCAGCCCTTGTTTGGAACGATTCTTTCTTACAAAGGGACTGTGAAGATGAGATTTCCGGAAGTGGATTGAGAGTGGTGGCAGGTTCGTAAAATAATGGACAGGGTTCGCAGAATGTGAGCTGATGTTCGCGGAATTTCAAGGATGTTTCGCAGGATTTTTGGCTCGTTTCACAAAATCCCGCATCACTTTCGGAGAATTGTACCAATTGACCTATGCGCGGAGACTAACAAGCCAGTACAGCTTCCTACTCCACACTTACTCAATAATAATACTTTTTATACAAACAATAGGACCCTGTATCCCTCATCACGCAGCCGTGAAGAAGGGGATACAGGGTCCTGTTCTATTTTCTCAAATCAATTAGATAATGCTAAGACCAGACGCATCCGCATACTCTTCCGGCAGAAAAGTGACAGGTGAGACAGCTTAGTGCGTGCGGGTTCACCGTCCAACCGTGGAAGAATGAGTCCGGCCTGGTTTTATATTATTTCATCCCTGCCGTCGCCAGCAATTCACTCGTAATCGGACCATTCCACTCACTCATCCCCGGTGCAACGCGGATGATATTCGAGCGTCCATTCACCATCAGGTTGTCACACGCCATTTGACTGCGCATCCCTGATTTACATAAAACATAAACCGGCTCTGATGCAGGAATCGCAGCAATATACTGCTCCACTTGTGCAAGTGGAACTGAATGCGCGCCTGGAATGTGACCGCCTGCATATTCTTCGGGCTCGCGGACGTCCAGTAAAATAACGGGCCCCGTTTTCATTTTTGCTTCCAACTCTTCGTTCGAGATGCTCTTCACATCTCCGGCAGGTGCAACTTTCTTACGTTCAGTACGTTTTACATAATGAGTCTGAACGTTTCCATCCTCTGAGCCTGATAAATATTCATTTCCTGTGCTTTTACACCATGCAGGGATATCAGCCATTGAGCCTTTATCTGTTGTGGTGATTTGAAGAATTTCTCCTTCCTGCAGGTTAGCCATCGCTTTCTTCGTACGCACGATTGGCATCGGGCAGGCAAGACCTTTGGCATCGAGTTTGTGATCAGCATTCATTGATTCAAAACACTCCTTATAGTTGGTTCATCCCGCCGCGTACATTGACAATGCGGGTGAAGCCTTGTTTTTTCAGTACTTTTGCAGCCTGCGTGCTTCTCATTCCACTTTGGCACAGCAGGACGACTTCTTTATTTTTATCTAACGAGGATGCCTGCTGCGGCAGACTCCCTAACGGTATATTTTGAAACCCTCTCATGTTGCGTGCTTTGAATTCTCCAGGGGTTCTCACGTCAATCCACTGGGAATCCTTTGTCTTTTTTAATGTTTTCAGTTCGTCTGCTGAGATCGTCTTGACTCCTTTAGCAGGCATCATTCGCCAGATAAAAAAGAGGACAACGGCTCCGATTAAGATCCATTCCATTTATGACATGCCCTCCATTACACGAGTACTTCCTTGGGACGATTCTTTGACCATGCATTGAATCCTCCAGTCAGGTGTGTCACATCTTTATAACCAAGACCAAGCATGACGCTTGCTGCGATCGCAGAGCGTGCGCCTGACTGACAATGGATCAGTACCGGTTTATTTGGATCCAGTTTTGACCCTTCTTTTCTTAAATGACCAAGCATTTTGTGCTCGGTTCCTTCAATGCGTCCATTTTTCCACTCGCTGTCATTTCTAACGTCGATAACCTGGTAGTCTTTGTTATCTTTCAGCTTTGCAAATGTTTCAGTATCAACAGATGTGTAGGTTTCAGTTGCAACAGATGCAATGATTGCCGGATCAGCAAGCTTGACGATGCGGTCTAAATGAATGGACTGCAGCGTCTGGATGGCTTCTTCCGCCTGTTCAGGTTTGACGATAAGTGCAATGTCTTCATCGTAGTTGATTAACCAGCCAGCCCAGTTCGGCAGCATTTTTCCGAATGGAATATTGATGGAGCCTGGCACCAGCCCTTTTTCAGCTTCTTTTGAAGGGCGTGTATCAATCACGATGTTTCCAGGCTGTTGACTGAAAGCTGCCAGATCGTCTGCGCTGTTAAACCATTCAACGTTCGTCTCATCCAGAACGGCTGGACCAAGTTTGTTGACCTTTTTCATTTCAGCAAAATAAGCAGGTGCTTCAGGCTGATCCTTCAGAAGCTCTTCGATAAATGCAGCTTCATTCGTCTCTTTCATCGCCCAGTTGAATTGCTTCTCATAGCCGACTGTTGATTGCGGCACTGCGCCGAGTGATTTGCCGCATGCGCTTCCTGCACCGTGACCCGGCCATACCATCAGATAATCAGGCAGTTCCTTAAAGCGCTGGACAGATTGGAACATCGCTTTTGCTCCGCTTTCGGCAGTCCCTGCAGCACCGGCAGCTTTTTCGAGCAGGTCCGGACGGCCGATATCTCCAACAAAGACAAAGTCTCCTGTAAAGATACCCATTGGTTTGTCTGCACCGCCACCTCTATCTGTCAGGATAAAGGAGATACTCTCGGGGGTATGACCCGGGGTATGCAGCACCTTAAATTCAATGTTTCCGATCTTGAAGGTGCTTCCATCTGTAACCGGCTCTACATTCAGATTGTCTGTATATTGATATTTCCAATTTTCATCCCCTTCATCAGAAAGGTATAGCTTTACACCATGTTTTTCAGCAAGCTGTCGTGCGCCTGACACGAAGTCTGCATGAATGTGTGTTTCCGCAGCAGCAGAAACCGAAAGTCCTTCTTTTTTTGCATCCGCCAGAATGGCTTCAACGCTTCGCGGCGGATCAATCAGGATAGCTTCTCCTGTACGCTGGCAACCGACAAGATATGAATATTGTGCAAGTTTTTCATCAAAATAAGACCGGAATAACATACGTTAAACGCCTCCTTGGATAGTCACAGAGATTATTTATGGTTAATACCCTGTGGGGTATAATTGAATTAAATCATCTTCATGGCACAAAAGCAAGTGCAAAGTTTGAAAAAGTTATTTACATTTTTGACGAATCGGAGTACAATCATCCGTATGTTTATAAATCCGATAAGAATAGGTGGTTTTTATTTTGAAGAAACGATTTGCATTTTCAGCATTTGCATTAGCAGGACTTTTAGCGGCTTGTGGTTCAACTGACGATGGAGGCAGCACAAACGGATCAGGCGGCAGTGAGAGTTCAGAAGAGCTGACTCTTTTAGAGCAGATCCAGGAAGAAGGTGTCATCAAAGTTGGAACGGAAGGAACTTATGCACCTTTCACATTCCACGATGAGTCAGATACGCTTACTGGTTACGATGTTGAAGTCATGAATGAAGTGGCAGAACGTATGGGTGTAGAAGTTGAATATATGGAAACGCAGTGGGATTCTATGTTTGAAGGCTTGAATTCGGAGCGTTTTGATGTCATTGCCAATCAGGTAGGCATTCGTGAAGACCGCTTGGCTGAATATGATTTTTCTATTCCATATACGCTTTCATCTGCAGTAGTTGTTGTGCCGGAAGAGAACTCAGCGGTATCTTCATTTGAAGATCTAGAAGGACTGCAATCTGCACAGTCATTGACAAGTAACTACGCTGATATCGCAACAGAATACGGTGCCGAGCTTGTGCAGGTAGAAGGATTGGCACAGGCGATTGAATTGATTAAGACAGGCCGTGCGGAAGTTACGGTAAATGATAAGCTTGCGATTCTTGATTTCCAGAAGCAGCAGCCGGATGCAGGGATTAAGATTGCTGCTGAAGAAGGAGATGTGGCAGAAAGCGCATTTATGTTCCGCAAAGGAAATGAAGAGCTTGTAGAGGAGTTTAATAAGCACCTTGAAGAGATGCAGGAAGATGGAACATTAACAGAAATCTCAGAGAAATGGTTTGGCGAAGATGTTTCTCAATGATCTCAACATAAATAATGCGGCTCCAATCGTGGACTGGGATTTATTCTGGTCCTCACTTGGTCCGATGATTGAAGGCGGAATCCAGTATACGATTCCGCTTACTCTTATTTCCTTTGCATGCGGGATTGTCATTGCAGTATTGACTGCATTGGCGCGTATATCAACGAGTAAGATCCTGGCTGGAATCGCACGGGTATATGTGTCTGCGATTCGTGGAACACCTCTGCTCGTACAGCTGTTTATTATTTTTTACGGGCTTCCGAACCTTGGAGATGCTTTTGTGCTCGATCCATTTCCGAGTGCTGTCATCGCATTTTCGTTAAATGTCGGCGCTTATGCTTCAGAAATTATCCGTGCATCCATCCTTTCTGTTCCGAAAGGGCAGTGGGAGGCAGGCTATACAATTGGGATGACATATCGTCAGACGCTGTTTCGCATTATTCTGCCTCAGGCAACAAGAGTATCTATTCCGCCATTATCAAATTCCTTTATCAGTCTGGTGAAGGACACATCACTTGCTTCGCAGATTCTTGTAGTGGAGCTGTTCAGAAGATCGCAGGAAATCGCTGCGCGAACGTATGATTTTCTTCAGCTTTATTTAACAGCAGCACTTCTATACTGGATCATCTGCTTTATTCTATCAATAATACAAGGCAGAATCGAAAAAAGGCTGGATCGTTATGTTGCTAAATAAGGAGGGACAATGATGCTGATCAGTGTGAAAAATCTTCATAAGTCATTTGGCGATTTGGACGTTTTACGTGGAGTGGACCTGGAGATTCCTAAAGGAAATGTTGTAGCGATTATCGGTCCTTCCGGTTCAGGAAAGACAACCTTTTTGCGCTGTCTGAATGCACTTGAAATGCCGAATAAGGGAACCTTTACTTTTTCGGACGGTTTTGAACTCGATTTCTCCCGTTCACCTAAAAAAGAAGAGATTTTAAAGCTTCGCAGGAAATCAGGGATGGTGTTTCAATCCTACAACCTCTTCCCGCACAAGACCGCCCTTGAGAACGTAATGGAGGGGCCGGTTATCGTACAACGCAAGAAGAAAGAAGAGGTACGTGTGAAAGCGGAAGAGCTTTTAAAGAAAGTGGGATTGGCTGAAAAAATGCACCTGTATCCTCACCAGTTGTCAGGCGGACAGCAGCAGCGTGTAGGTATTGCCCGTGCGCTTGCGATTGAACCTGAACTGATGCTGTTTGATGAGCCGACCTCTGCACTTGATCCTGAGCTTGTGGGGGAAGTGTTAAGCGTAATGCGTGAGCTTGCGAAGGAAGGGCAGACGATGGCTGTTGTCACACACGAGCTCAAGTTTGCCGAGGATGTGGCAGATCACGTGATGTTTATTGATGGAGGCGTCATTGTAGAGCAGGGACCACCTGAAGAGATCTTAAAATCTCCAAAAGAAGCACGAACCAAACAGTTTCTGGACCGGGTGTTGAACCCGTCTTAAAATGATAGGAAGACCTGATCTGAGGATTGGGTCTTTTTGTTTTGGGCAAAGCGGCTGTTGTCCGTTTACTGCCTGTATTGCTTTTCATCCTGAATTTTGTGACAATGAATAAAACCATTGTGAAGGAGTGAGCGTTTTGCCGAAAACACTGTTTTTTGATTTGGATGATACGCTTTTATGGGATAAAAAAAGCATTGATACAGCACTACAGAAAACGGCTGACGATGCAGCTGAGAAGTATGGGGTGGAGTCAGAACAGCTGATTGCTGAAGTAAGAAAGGTAGCACCTGAACTTTATAGCAGACTTACGAGCTATGAGTTTACAAAAAAAATCGGTATTAACCCCTTCGAAGGGCTCTGGGGTGAATTTGGTGATGTGGTTCATCACGGTTTCAGAACAATGGGGGAAGAAGTGCCCGCCTATCAAAAAGTGGTTTGGGAAACCGCTCTTCAAAACCTTGGTGTGAATGAAGAAGGTGGCAGGCTTCGTGAGAAATTTATTGAACACCGAAAAACTTCTCCTTTTTTATATGAGGAAACAATGGATGTATTAAATGAGCTCAAACAGCTTGGTCACCGCCTTGTTATGGTGACAAACGGTGCTCCTTCACTGCAGCTGGAAAAGCTACGTATTACACCGGAAATCGTACCGTATTTTGAATACATCGTCATCTCAGGAAACGTCGGGGAAGGGAAACCCGCTAAAGCTGTGTTTGACCACGCATTGAGATTAGCGGAGGAAAATAAAGAAAACGTCATCATGATTGGGGATAATCTGAAAACTGATATTCTTGGTGCAAACCGCTCAGGAATTGAAAGTATATGGATCCGGCATGACTTGTCCGTTTCACCACAGCAGGACATTGACGGTCAACCGGCTCACACGGTCAGCCGCCTGAAAGAAATTTTTTCCGTTCTTTGAAACTTTTAAGTGTAAGCATGCGTAAAATAGGGGAAAGGAAATTATTCCATACATATTTTAAGGAGGTTTTTTCATGAAACGTACCGCTGAAGGTGTATTAACGATTATTGGCATTGTTATTAACTTTTTAATGATCGGTGGGGCTCTGCTAATACTTGCGCTATTTAGTGATCCGGTTGCACGGCAGGAATTTGAAATGCAGTTTCAGGCTGATCCTGCTTTAGCTGATGCAGGCGTCACGCCGGATCAGGTTTTTGGTATTGTAGACAGCCTTGGTTTTGCATTTAATATTGTTGTTATCATTAGTATCATTTTGAGTTTTGTAGCATTGTTTGCGATGAAGCGTAATAAAAAGCCAAAGCTTGCAGGAAGTCTCCTCATTGCAAGTGCGCTGCTTGTTGGAGTTGCGACTATTCTGCTAGGCTGGTTGCCGGCACTTCTCTTCCTGATTGCAGGAATTATGTGTTTTGCAAGAAAGCCTAAGGTGCCACAGCAGACAACGGTTTATCAGGAAGATGAGCAAATTAGACCTTTATAAATGATAAAAAAGTGCCCGGGAATAAATTTCCGGGCACTTTTTTATGCTTTCAACTGGCAGCATGTTTTGCAATTTTTTCCTCCTGGCAGTTGGACCTTATAACAACATGTACTTCTGACACGACTGCCATCCTCCATTAAGCGTTTTGCTTTAAATTCATTCAGGTGATAAAAAGGGTTCGTTTCATGAATGCCAAAAAACGTTTTCCCGGTCCATCTGCTCAGCTCATCTTCCCAGTTCTGCTGATCAAGATCACTCAGTTTAGGTGCCAGCGTTAAATAAAACCATCTGATATAAATAAAGAAGTTTTCCCATAATACCAATTTGTTCACTTTGGCTGCTTTTTCAACGGATAGAATGAGAGGTTTACACCAGTCGAAGTACAGTTTATGAAAATAAGCTTTACTGTCCATGGTCTCTTTATACGCGACTGCATGACTGATATGAAGCCTGATACCAAAAGGTGCGTCAGCTTCATAGGCAATCCGGATATCAGAAGCAGCTAAATTCCACTGAACACCTTCTTTATAATAGGCAAGGAGAGCACAAATCAGGACATGTGCCGTTCTCTTCATAGAAAGAGAGCCGGCAACCATCAGCTTAGGGGCGTCCTGAAGTGTTTTAATATGCATAATATCCTCAGCAGCGAAATCAGGATTCAGCCAGGCAGAAACGTCCCACTCTGGACCCAGAGCTGGTTCATCAAATATCACGGGAAGAACTTCTTCAAGATAATCGAATAAGGCCTGCCGGTTCATGATTTGCGGCTCCTTTCTTTAAAGAGTAAATATATGAAATAAGGCGCACCGATCGCTGCAGTAAATACACCTGCCGGAACTTCAAGAGGTGCAGCAATAAGGCGGCCGAGCAGATCTGCCAGCATCACAAGTCCTGCGCCAATCAGAGCAGCCATTGGAATCAGCGCCCCGTAAGATGAACCTACAAGCTTTCTGGCGAGGTGCGGCGCCATGAGGCCCACAAACCCGATTCCTCCTGCAAAGGCAACCGAACCTCCGACAAGACCTGTACTTAACAGTAGAATAAAAATACGCTGTTTCGAAACGATGGATCCCATTGATGTGCTTATATCATCTCCAAGCTCAAGCAGGTTGAGATGACGTGCCATAAGTAAACTTAACAAAAATAGAACCCCAACCCAAGGAAGCAGGATCCAGACCTGGCTCCAGGTTGAACCGTTAACAGACCCTGTAATCCAGATATTCGCCTGACTTGCACGGTAAATTGGGCCAATCAGCATCAGCATTGTGGTACATGCATTCATTAATAATGAGAAACCAATACCGATCAGCACAAGCCGAATCGGGGAAAGTCCGTTTTTCCAAGAAAACACATAAACGAGTATAGCAGCTGTAAGAGCCCCAAGGAAAGCTGCTACCGGTAACCATTGAATAGAAACTGATAATGCTCCATTGGAGTCGCTGAAAAGCACGAGAAAGCCGACGACGAATACACTTGCACCACCAGTAATACCAATGATATCAGGCGATGCCAATGGGTTTCTGACCATTCCCTGAAGCAGCGCTCCGGCTACGGCAAGTGCGATGCCAACCAGCAGGGCAAT
Coding sequences:
- a CDS encoding FecCD family ABC transporter permease codes for the protein MKRFIPIRLGSKGPSFLFDQRTVLRTIVALIVVTGAFLISLGLGDVWIPPQDILQVLFGSGEPLNELIVKEFRLPRILIALLVGIALAVAGALLQGMVRNPLASPDIIGITGGASVFVVGFLVLFSDSNGALSVSIQWLPVAAFLGALTAAILVYVFSWKNGLSPIRLVLIGIGFSLLMNACTTMLMLIGPIYRASQANIWITGSVNGSTWSQVWILLPWVGVLFLLSLLMARHLNLLELGDDISTSMGSIVSKQRIFILLLSTGLVGGSVAFAGGIGFVGLMAPHLARKLVGSSYGALIPMAALIGAGLVMLADLLGRLIAAPLEVPAGVFTAAIGAPYFIYLLFKERSRKS